The following coding sequences lie in one Halorarum halophilum genomic window:
- a CDS encoding DUF7124 domain-containing protein produces MTDRIDLDELDAPTENEEETPNRGDWFWRNDGDDDWVESASASSSTDDWATSAEQSSDPADGTDRNADGGADAGSVDTGPSTDTATPRVPYANDDKPVGIPMESGGAGGVPADEREEETQQQPEASGPHGGGADEMTMAISYEAIRRLENLHAALADAETWTDWVGIVGDVDAHRINKYQRDNRLDLDFFNGTGTGPGERLAEIDEHSMFYAERMVLVGVESAGERAWAEAAGWEFVPLADAAADAGWSLSEE; encoded by the coding sequence ATGACCGACCGAATCGACCTCGACGAACTGGACGCGCCAACCGAGAACGAGGAGGAGACGCCGAACCGGGGCGACTGGTTCTGGCGGAACGACGGCGACGACGACTGGGTCGAGTCGGCGTCGGCGTCCTCGTCCACCGACGACTGGGCGACCTCGGCCGAGCAGTCCTCGGACCCGGCCGACGGTACCGACCGGAACGCTGACGGAGGTGCGGACGCGGGTTCGGTCGACACCGGCCCCTCCACCGACACCGCGACACCGAGAGTGCCGTACGCGAACGACGACAAGCCGGTCGGTATCCCGATGGAGTCGGGCGGCGCGGGGGGCGTCCCGGCGGACGAACGCGAGGAGGAGACACAGCAGCAGCCCGAGGCCTCGGGTCCCCACGGCGGCGGGGCAGACGAGATGACGATGGCCATCTCGTACGAGGCCATCCGACGGCTGGAGAACCTCCACGCCGCCCTCGCGGACGCCGAGACGTGGACCGACTGGGTCGGCATCGTCGGCGACGTAGACGCCCACCGCATCAACAAGTACCAGCGGGACAACCGGCTCGACCTCGACTTCTTCAACGGCACCGGGACCGGCCCCGGGGAGCGGCTCGCGGAGATTGACGAGCACTCGATGTTCTACGCGGAGCGGATGGTGCTCGTCGGCGTCGAGTCGGCGGGCGAACGGGCCTGGGCAGAGGCCGCCGGCTGGGAGTTCGTCCCGCTGGCCGACGCGGCCGCTGACGCCGGTTGGTCGCTCTCGGAGGAGTGA